A single Patescibacteria group bacterium DNA region contains:
- a CDS encoding TraR/DksA family transcriptional regulator yields the protein MKADILEKIKKDLILRKEQIEKELASFTKKDEFVKDNYRSGFPDYGDKEDENAEEVAQYTDNLSIEYSLEKTLRDINKTLQRIEDGSYGKCAYCGQEIAEDRLMARPTSNACIECKEKLTSQ from the coding sequence ATGAAAGCAGACATATTAGAAAAAATTAAAAAAGACCTTATTCTTCGCAAAGAACAAATTGAAAAAGAATTAGCCAGTTTTACAAAAAAAGACGAATTTGTTAAAGACAATTATCGTTCTGGATTTCCTGATTATGGCGATAAAGAAGATGAAAATGCCGAGGAAGTCGCTCAATATACAGATAACCTTTCTATTGAATATTCATTAGAAAAAACTTTACGCGATATTAATAAGACTTTACAGCGAATTGAAGATGGCTCCTATGGCAAATGCGCTTATTGCGGCCAGGAAATAGCCGAAGATCGCTTAATGGCCAGGCCTACTTCTAATGCCTGTATTGAATGCAAAGAAAAGCTAACCAGCCAATAA
- the lspA gene encoding signal peptidase II, translating into MARIKKISLIFCLSIVLFILESLIKYYFLNKIPKEGFYFLKNLLIIVYTPNQNAAFSLPLPQILIIIIVIVILIILGIIWLQSLQKQNLWEFAATSLIILGALSNLLDRLFYGYVIDYINIRIWPVFNLADVMIVAGIFIYILSEFKKQKTTIPASRL; encoded by the coding sequence ATGGCTAGAATAAAAAAAATCTCTCTAATTTTTTGCCTAAGCATTGTCTTATTTATACTTGAATCTTTAATCAAATACTATTTTCTAAATAAAATCCCTAAAGAGGGATTTTATTTTTTAAAAAATCTTTTAATAATTGTTTATACTCCAAACCAAAATGCTGCCTTTAGCCTGCCCTTACCCCAAATACTTATCATAATAATTGTTATAGTTATACTTATTATTTTAGGCATTATCTGGCTGCAAAGTTTACAAAAACAAAATTTATGGGAATTTGCAGCAACTTCTTTAATAATTTTGGGCGCGTTAAGCAATTTGCTTGATCGTTTATTTTATGGCTATGTAATTGATTATATAAATATCCGCATTTGGCCTGTTTTTAATCTGGCCGATGTGATGATTGTGGCTGGAATTTTTATTTATATTCTTAGTGAATTTAAAAAACAAAAAACCACTATACCCGCTTCCAGGCTTTAG
- a CDS encoding YifB family Mg chelatase-like AAA ATPase: MLTRLNSVAVIGLNPQLVEVEVDVSMGDPQKFFIVGLGDLAVQEAKERIRLAIKNSGFPYPWDKKKVINLAPADLKKEGPAYDLAMALGVLLNELELKFNLNDSIFLGELSLEGNLRHTNGILPAVIFAKEHNFKNIFVPWINKEEAGLIKGINIYPLRNLTELVDHLTGKNLLVAYTNESNYENTNYDDFEVDMAYITGQEHSKRALEIAAAGGHNVLMSGPPGAGKTLLAKAAASILPKMLFEEILEVTKIYSVAGLLPLNKPLITSRPYRAPHHSASAISLVGGGRIPKPGEISLAHRGVLFLDEFTEFPRKVLENLRQPLEDGVVSIARVYGTLTYPARFILIAAQNPCPCGFATDPEQRCTCSPSQIIKYQQRVSGPIIDRIDLHIEVPRLSFEKLTDQKVAESSIEIRQRVEAARITQQERFKDLGRLTNSEMRPQEVKEFCRIDNQGLELLKNAVSQFHLSGRAYHRILKLARTIADLENSENIKTQHLAEALQYRFNR; this comes from the coding sequence ATGTTAACCAGACTAAATTCAGTCGCTGTCATTGGCTTAAACCCTCAATTAGTTGAAGTTGAGGTAGATGTTTCTATGGGCGATCCCCAAAAATTTTTTATTGTTGGCTTGGGCGATTTGGCTGTACAGGAAGCCAAAGAAAGAATACGCCTGGCAATTAAAAATTCGGGTTTCCCTTATCCCTGGGACAAGAAAAAAGTAATTAATCTGGCGCCAGCTGATTTAAAAAAAGAAGGGCCGGCCTATGACCTGGCCATGGCTCTGGGAGTCTTGCTCAATGAACTGGAATTAAAATTTAATTTAAATGATTCAATTTTTTTGGGTGAACTTTCCCTGGAAGGTAATTTACGGCATACTAATGGCATTTTACCAGCTGTTATTTTTGCCAAAGAACATAATTTTAAAAATATTTTTGTGCCCTGGATAAACAAAGAAGAGGCGGGCCTAATAAAAGGCATAAATATCTATCCGCTTAGAAATTTAACTGAATTAGTTGATCATCTGACTGGCAAAAATTTGCTTGTTGCTTACACAAACGAGAGCAATTATGAGAATACAAATTATGATGATTTTGAAGTTGATATGGCCTATATCACTGGCCAGGAACATTCCAAACGCGCCCTGGAAATCGCGGCCGCAGGCGGACACAATGTACTTATGTCAGGACCGCCTGGCGCTGGCAAAACTTTGCTGGCCAAAGCAGCGGCTTCTATTTTGCCTAAAATGCTTTTTGAGGAAATTCTGGAGGTGACAAAGATATATAGCGTGGCCGGTCTTTTGCCTCTTAATAAACCCCTAATCACCAGCCGGCCATATCGCGCTCCTCATCATTCAGCCTCAGCGATCTCATTGGTCGGCGGCGGCCGGATTCCTAAGCCAGGTGAAATCAGCCTGGCGCACCGCGGAGTTTTATTTTTGGATGAATTTACTGAATTCCCCCGCAAAGTTTTAGAAAATTTAAGACAGCCGCTGGAAGATGGCGTAGTTTCTATTGCCAGAGTTTATGGCACTCTCACTTATCCTGCGCGCTTTATTTTAATCGCCGCGCAAAATCCCTGCCCCTGTGGATTTGCCACTGACCCTGAACAGCGCTGTACTTGCTCTCCTAGCCAGATTATTAAATATCAACAAAGAGTTTCCGGACCGATTATTGATAGAATTGATCTGCACATTGAAGTCCCGCGTTTGAGTTTTGAAAAATTAACTGATCAAAAGGTCGCAGAAAGTTCAATTGAGATCAGGCAAAGAGTTGAAGCAGCCAGGATTACTCAGCAAGAACGATTTAAAGATCTAGGGCGGCTAACCAATAGCGAAATGCGACCTCAAGAAGTCAAAGAATTTTGCCGCATTGATAACCAGGGATTGGAATTATTAAAAAATGCTGTAAGCCAATTTCATCTTTCAGGCCGCGCCTATCATCGTATTTTAAAATTAGCCAGAACGATTGCTGATCTGGAAAATTCTGAAAATATTAAAACTCAACACTTGGCCGAGGCGCTGCAATATCGTTTTAACCGTTAA